Part of the Falco cherrug isolate bFalChe1 chromosome 1, bFalChe1.pri, whole genome shotgun sequence genome, TCGCAGTAGTCCTGGAAGGTGGAGAGCAGCCCGGGGGGGGCACGGCCCAGGGTGTCGAGGCGCAGGCGGCCAGCACAGTGGGCGCGGGAGGCGACGATGACCACACGGCTGGGCGCGCAGCTCTGCAGccgctccagcagcagctgggtgagcAGGAAATGGCCCAGGTGGTTCACCTGGAAGGGGAGGCTGAAGCCGTCCTCCGTCGTGCCCCCGGCGCTCACGCCTGCAAAGGAAGCCATGGCAGCCCACggtgggggtgcgggggggccggggggcccgGCACTCACCGGCGTTGTTGATGAGGAGGTGCAGGTGAGGCTCCTGACGCAGGAAGGTGCTGGCAAAGGCTCGCACTGAGCGCAGGCTGGCCAGGTCCAGCTGCATGAAGCGCACCTCCTCGTTCCCTGTCTCCTGTGGGTACACACAGCCTGGGGCAGGGTCGGGGGGGCACCCTGCCCGGGAGGAGGGTACCCTGCCCGGAAGGGGGGCACCCTGCCCAGGATCGGGTACCCTGCCCAGGATGGGGGCACCTTGCCCGGGATGGGGCACTCTCTCTGGGATGATGGGGGTAcgctgcctggggtgggggctgcagggtgctggggggtgggtgggtgcccAATGCCAAGGCTGGAGGTGCCCACACTGCGGGTGTCTGGAATGCTTGGGAGTGTCCCGTGGGGCTTTCTTGGGGGTGCCCAGGTGTGTCCTGGGGGTGCCCAGGGATGTCCCATGGGGGTGAGTGTCTCGGGGTGCCCCTGGGGTAGTTGGGGGGTCCCATGGGGGCGCCCGTGTGATGCCCAGGGATGTCCCATGGGGGTGGGTGTCTCGGGGTGCCCCCGCCGTGTCCAGGGACACCCCAGGGCAGCGCTGGGGGACCCCCAAGGGTGCCTGCCGCCCCCCACGGGACGGCCCGGGGGGTGTGCGGGATGCCGGTGCCGCGGCCCTCACCGTGCGGATGCGGCGGGCGGCCGCCTCCCCCCGCGAGGCGCTGCGGGCCGCCAGGACGACtcgggccccgccgcgggccaGCTCCAGCGCCGTGGCTGCGCCGATGCCGCCGCTTCCCCCTGCGGAGCGGAGCCGtgagcggcggggccgggccggggcggtCCCGGAGCCGCGGGGTCCCTGCCCGGCGCTCACCGGTAACGATGGCGGTGCGGCCGCGCAgcgcggggggggcgcggggcggcggggcgcggcgcaGCCCGTGGCGGAGCAGCGTGTACAGCGCCAGCAGCAGCCCGGCGCCCAGCAGCGCCCACCCCATCCCGCCaccgccccgggccgccccggcAGCCGGCAccccccgctccgcgccgcggGAGGCTGGACGGGGCCGCACCGCGCTGCTCCTTGCGCAACCggagcgcggggcgggcgggggcggtgcGGCCGCCaccggggcagcggggcgggggggcgggcacGGGGCGGCGCTGGCTCCGGACCCCGAGCCGCGACCTGCccccctgggtgctgcctgccctccccggCTGCTGattgcccccccctccccccagctgccACCTGCCCCCCCCGGCTGCCGATTGCTCCCCCCCCGGACTGCAACCTGCCTGACTCCCAGACTCAACCtgtccccgtgcccccccccccgcagctgctgcctgctccggGCTGCAACCTGCCCCCCGAATACAACCTGCCCCCGGAATACAACCTGCCCCCCCTTGCAGCCTACCTCCCACCTGTAACTTGCTCCCGAACCGCAGCCTGCCCCCCCCTTGTCCCCAGCACGCTGCCCTAAGGGAGAGGGTGGGGGTGCACACGGGTGCCCCGAGGACCAGACCCCACCTCGCTCACCCAGAGCAGCGGCAGCTGCTCCTGGTTCCTGGAACATTCAAGGTCAGATTAAGGTGAAGAGGTGCCTGCCCTTGCAGGGGTCCTGGACTAGATTTACCTTCCAAGGTcccttttccaacccaaacccttctgtgacTCCATCACTTTCCGCCCCTCATCCTCCTCACTCCTGGACATCAGCATCCTCGCACCCTCCCGCATCCCCACGCAGGACACGCTCCATGCGGGCACAGCCCCTTCCCGCAGCACAGGCTCCGCTTCCCCAGAGAGCACATACTCTGGGGATGCTCCAGGTTGTGGTGACAAGAGTTCAGACAGACAGTCGGAAAACAGaatgtgaagtattttttttttatatacagaaTACAGGAAAGTTTCTGTAAAGTCTAAAACGTTACAATTACTATGTACAGTGGAACTAGCTGTTCTGCTGCGGGGAGGTGGCATAGAAACAAAAGAGACAGACAGGTTACGACAAACGATCTGCTACAATAGACAATTTGAGGAACGTCATACCACATGTAGCACTGTACACAGctttaaaacattgaaaaatgCCATCACTGATGTATTTACACAGAATCCAACACTTTTCCTTATTCGAAATAAAAATAGGATGGACACCAggaaaagaactcatttctcACTGCCCATAATACACAGTAGCTACTTGTAGTGCAACCAtagcagggagggatgggaaaAATAACTGTGGGAAGAAGAGCGCTTctttacattaaataaaacaatgataTTGTATAGATTTGCTGtatgaaaactgtatttctcttttaatataaaactaTTGTCACTGGCACAAAATAGAACAAGTTTCTGATTATTTTACAACTGCATGGGAACTATCTGTCAGAGAGAGTCCTCGAGTCAGACAGCGGTCGCCCCTCGCTCTGACACGTCCTGCTCtcactgcagttttccttttaaaatgaaatgtatagTACAAATATATGTGCAAATGCCCCTAAAACttgagcaaaaaagaaaaattaaaaaaagttaaacgTTCTTCATTTCATGCAAACGGCGTGTGAACAGTCTCTGGGCcgacacaaaaaaatcccacctcgGTTTGTACATTTTTGCATTGCAAGAGTCTGAGGGCGTTTTCCTTTACTTCAAAGCTCTCTTCCTAAAATTCCTAGGGAACTGAGTTGGACCGCAGCACGGGCATCTGGTGGGGTTTCAGAGAAAGCTTCTCCTCCAAGTCCATGTCTTGTACTAAGGCAGTGTCCCCCTTGGGCTGTTTGGTCGCAAATTCAGTaatgctgaaaacaaactgcaggcagcccagcttGATGTAACTGCCGTGGTGGAGCAgggctgtcccctcccagccagccccgctgccccctaTCAAACTGGAGCTGCTGGCTTTGCAGTTACAGGGTTTCCGATGCTGCCCTTGCGCCTGTGAATTCATCACAGCAGCTTCTTCATGCGGCTcctcttcctgttttctgcttttatgtcgttctagaaaagaaaggagaaaaaaaaaaaaaacacacatgtAAGATTTGGGCAGGCCAGTGACAGTTTGTTTTCATCAGCAGGGTCTACTGCTGAGGTGCCTCAGGGGTAAGATCCTCCAGCCATGAGGCATTTCAGTCTGCAGGAAGCGGCTGATGAAAGGGAAATGGGAATCTCCCCACTGCCCTGGAAAGATTATCTATTTTGGCAAccaaaacccccccaaaacaggAGGAAGCTCATCAGGTGGAGAGCAGGAGTAAGCCACGCAGGGATGGGGATGCCTATagcacagcccagctcagctcctcACACAACCTGGGAGGGGAGGACACGCGTGGTGAACCCCCTCGGTCCAGCCGGAGCTGGTGTCAGGCAGGGACCCGTGGCGCGGCTCGCAGCAGAGCACGCCGCAGGCTGAGGCACTTCCCAGGCCCACACAGGGAGGTTATAACCCAGGCTGACTCCCGGGGAGAGGCTCCCCCTTTTCCCAGGGGTGCAGAACAAGGGGCACCAAGGAATGGATTTGCACCCGCTCCTGTCCCCCTCCAACAGCTCCCCGGGGCGGTGTGTGGGGCTGGCACCGTCTCAACACTCACTTATCACACTCTGCACTTTGGCAACAATACTGCTGGGAGGAGTGGGTGTCATCTTCTCTGAGAAGTCACACGAATACAGAACATTGTCCACGGTCGTCCCATGCTCACTGTAGTTCAACAGCTCGTAATGTTTCGtattctggaattaaaaaaaaaaaaaaaagaaaagaaaaaaaaaaagaagaggtgggAATTGAGACACCAAGTCAGAAGGGCTTCTGCTCACATACCCCTTTTTTGGAGCACAACCCCTCTGTGTTGATGGTTAAataacagcaattaaaatatcCCCCGGCTTCACAGACCACCAGCCTGACCCTTGTGCATGGCTCACGCTCACAGAACAGATGTCTTTTCAGCGGGAGCTGCTTCCCGGCAGGGAAAGGAGGGCCAAAGCAGCTCCGAAGAGAAGCAGGTTTTACCTACTGCACTTGGACCGACAGATTTTTTGGAAACAGGGATTCAAGCTGATTCTCACAATGGGAGTACACCATTTGAAGAGGCACACTAGACGCAAACTTGGCCCCAGACCTGTACCTAGCAGGGAAGAGATGTGCTTTGGAAAGCAGACACAAGATGGCAAGAGGGATCCCagcgtgctgcagcagcagccagacagCGACAGTCTGGGATTTACAGGCCTTGTGCAGATGCTGAAATGCCAGGAGACATTACTGTGACACAGCATCACGCTCCACTGAGCTTTGCAGAGGATGCTGAGAAAGTGGAAGAGATTTCAGGTTAGCTCATAGGAATCATCTGAAGGCTGGAGACCTTGTCCCCCAGGGACTTACAAAGCCTTAATCAAGTTACAAAAACTCCCTGTGCACCGGGGAGTGAAGTTTTCAAGTATCCTGCAGAGACCAAGGCCAAGTGTGAGCTGCCAAcgggcagaagcagcagagttAAGGAAGGGGAATTCTCCCTccagagcagccacagccatAGGAGGCCTGCTGGAGCATGGAAGTTCAGTGCCTAGAGCCTGATTTAGGACTGACCACTGTGAGGAGATGCTTCAACACAGATTTAAGGTCTGGATCCCATTACAGAGTGTGTTCTGTAGCTTGTAGTGCACTGGAGGAATGGCTAAAGCTGGCTGTGGGTTAATCCTGGATCCTGCTCAGTAGCTCGTCGACAAATGgtgaaataaaagattttgtCTTGCTTCAAAGACTGCTCCCATGCTAAGAGACATCTCCAGTGGCGCTTTTATTGGCAGACCCGCCAACCTATTTACTTCCAAGAACAGACTAATCTCTGGACTGTAGTTAAGGAGCAAATGTAGACCTCTGTTTATGCTGAGAGCTTAACTGAAATTTtagttaaataatttatatacaGAGTACTGCAAATGGCACAAACACTTTGCACCACCATCACACCTGAGAGCAAGAGACTCTGAGCAGTTCCTTGTTTTGTGCCAGCTGAGGTTTGATGTTGACAggtaaaattttgcttttattagcaACGCAGCTGGATCAAAAAGTATCTAACAGTTTCTATGACTTTTTCATTCCCTAGACACCAGCAGTGACAGTGCTTACTTGTGGTCAGTCTTTGTCCACAAGCAGTTAGCTCAGAGAAATCAAGCTGGCAGAgctctgtgcttcagaaaaggGTTTGACAGAAAACGCTGACGCAGCCTTCACTGGAGTGAAACCATTCACAGCCCTGGCTCTTACTTTGTAGTCCACAAAGGAGTGCCACACAAAGACAACCTGCTGCCTGCATCTCCAGTTCCCACTGCCATGCAtgccaaataataaaaattaaaagaaaaaccaccacTCAAGCACTCACCTCATCGTAGAATATGCAGGCATGTTTGCCAGACACATAGTTACAGTGACCATAGCTTGTAAGGCACACATCCATATCAGCTCCTGTCAATCAGGAGGACAAAACAAGCTCagttcatttcagaaagaaaaaaacccaaaactgtcAGGCAGCAGAGAACAACAGACAGAATTAAACTTCAATTAGCAAAACAACAGGGGAGCAACTGCCTTTGTCCGTGCTCCCAGGACTGCATGAATAATGCTGCGATAAGCCACCGAACAAAGTTTcagtgggggaagggaaggctaGCAGGCAGCTCCATGAAGGTTGAAGAGCATTTCACAGTTACTGGGTCCACCCAGAACGCCAGAAGAATctaagcagaaagaaatgaagccTGCAAGCAATTTCTTCTAAGTCTTCTCTCCATCAGTCAGGCATTAGGTCTCCAGCGCAGCCATTCTGCTAATTTTGATGCCAGCCAGGTTACAAAGGTGCAACCCCACGAAGATTCAAATCGACTGGGAACTTCCACATTTCTTGGTAGTGAAGAATCCCAGTACCCGTGGCCACAATGGGTCCGTTTTCTTTGACACCCACTTGGCAAACACTTCAGGAGGGCCAGGGAGAACCACCCTGATTCTGAAAGGTCAGGGCAGTAAACAGCTACTCACCTGTCCCTATGTAGAGGGTTCGATAGCACATATTGACTGCACCCCCTAAGCCCATCAGAGGATAGAACACCGCCCGGGCTTGCACTTCCTTTCTTTGCGCTgcaagataaaaagaaattacttgaaCAACGTTATCAGCTACAAAGGCTGCTTGACCTCGGTGTCCCCAGCACTAGACTCTCCAGAAATCTAAGATCCTAAGGAGGATGCAGTCAGCTTTGGCCTAAACACCAATTCCCAACCCTCTAGGAATGTTTGTGCACTAAACATCTTTTTGCCAGTCATCAGAGAAAATTGCTCTCTCCAGCAACCCGCACAAGCCATGCAACTGGGGGAACATTAATGCCAAGCGTGCGCAATGGAGCCACACC contains:
- the DHRS13 gene encoding dehydrogenase/reductase SDR family member 13; translation: MGWALLGAGLLLALYTLLRHGLRRAPPPRAPPALRGRTAIVTGGSGGIGAATALELARGGARVVLAARSASRGEAAARRIRTETGNEEVRFMQLDLASLRSVRAFASTFLRQEPHLHLLINNAGVSAGGTTEDGFSLPFQVNHLGHFLLTQLLLERLQSCAPSRVVIVASRAHCAGRLRLDTLGRAPPGLLSTFQDYCDSKLANVLHARELATRLQGTQVTCYAVHPGFVNTELFRHMPLWLKPLFQPLAWLFFLDASEGAQTSLHCATHHGLERFSGRYFANCRPQEPWPAARDDRLAQALWEASERLVGLVGPGGSPSPAPATVLQ